From the Lathyrus oleraceus cultivar Zhongwan6 chromosome 4, CAAS_Psat_ZW6_1.0, whole genome shotgun sequence genome, one window contains:
- the LOC127135672 gene encoding U-box domain-containing protein 35, with translation MQRIKPECQTIVRTTVIPINASRNSQVAVKWAVDNLLKKNSNCILIHVRTKPITNSDDNVDHNAPKHGRPPTQEELHQFFLPFRGFCARKGILAKELVLHDIDVPSALTDYAVENPVNNVVVGASSSPWSAFMRRFKEADVASILAKTLPESSTLYVISKGKVQKIQPSGPRIPRDDQSKNIEAAPPKSIRDVVALLQNTQLIQPKKCLDHSPSSDVSNRKPLKDAGKVWELDMKDVILVTPNNVEDNNSPRGPRLSAGSLSTQTSSNQSSPANSNDSSGKRSSGNHEVLSSDSSKCLFSPKPPIQTHIEAEIKKLKLELRKTSEQYGMACRQAVLAKQKTNELERFREEKERNVEKARLAEEVALALAGVERQKAKVAMDTAEMLQRLAEMETQKRKLAELKAKHEEEERRRTLQDVVYNSIPYRRYNIKEIEVATNGFDDALKIGEGGYGPVFKGVLDHTLVAIKVLRPDLAHGERQFQQEIIVLSTIRHPNMVLLLGACPEFGCLVYEHMENGSLEDRLFRKDHTPPIPWKNRFRIALEIATGLLFLHQAKPEPIVHRDMKPANILLDRNCVSKISDVGLARLVPPSIANKTTQYRLTGAAGTFCYIDPEYQQTGLLGVKSDIYSFGMVLLQIITAKPPMGLSHLVEEAIGKGNFLDVLDPSVPDCPVEEALAFAKLAIKCCELRKRDRPDLSTVILPELNRISQIWNCDED, from the exons ATGCAAAGGATTAAGCCAGAATGCCAAACCATCGTCAGAACCACCGTCATTCCGATTAATGCCAGCCGGAATAGCCAAGTCGCCGTCAAATGGGCCGTTGATAATCTTCTAAAGAAGAACTCCAATTGTATCCTTATTCATGTTCGTACCAAACCCATCACCAATTCCG ATGATAATGTCGACCACAATGCTCCTAAACACGGCCGTCCACCAACTCAAGAAGAATTGCATCAATTCTTTCTTCCCTTTAGAGGATTTTGTGCTAGAAAAGGG ATTTTGGCAAAGGAATTGGTCTTACACGACATCGATGTTCCAAGCGCGCTTACCGATTATGCTGTTGAAAACCCCGTCAACAATGTTGTTGTTGGTGCTAGTTCTTCCCCATGGAGTGCTTTCATGAG AAGATTTAAAGAAGCAGATGTTGCATCAATCTTAGCTAAGACATTGCCAGAATCATCGACATTGTATGTTATATCGAAAGGAAAAGTACAAAAGATTCAACCATCCGGGCCTCGGATTCCTCGTGATGATCAATCTAAGAATATCGAAGCTGCACCTCCTAAATCTATAAGAGATGTTGTCGCACTCTTGCAGAATACTCAATTGATTCAACCTAAAAAGTGTCTCGATCATAGCCCTAGTTCCGACGTTTCAAATAG GAAACCGTTGAAAGATGCAGGCAAAGTTTGGGAGTTAGATATGAAAGATGTTATACTAGTGACACCGAACAATGTTGAAGATAACAATTCGCCAAGAGGTCCAAGATTATCGGCGGGAAGCCTCTCGACACAAACTTCATCAAATCAAAGTTCTCCTGCCAACAGTAATGACAGTTCAGGGAAACGTAGTTCCGGAAACCATGAAGTATTAAGTTCGGACAGTTCCAAGTGCTTATTTTCGCCAAAACCACCG ATACAGACGCACATTGAGGCGgaaataaagaaattaaaactAGAATTGAGGAAAACGTCGGAGCAGTATGGTATGGCTTGCAGACAAGCAGTTTTAGCGAAACAGAAG aCGAATGAGCTTGAAAGGTTTAGGGAAGAAAAAGAACGAAATGTCGAAAAAGCACGGCTTGCAGAAGAGGTTGCATTAGCTTTAGCAGGAGTAGAGAGACAGAAAGCGAAAGTTGCTATGGACACAGCAGAAATGTTGCAGCGTCTTGCAGAAATGGAAACTCAGAAGAGAAAGCTAGCCGAATTAAAAGCGAAACACGAAGAAGAAGAGAGGAGAAGGACGTTACAAGATGTTGTGTATAATAGTATTCCATATAGAAGATACAACATTAAAGAAATTGAAGTTGCAACTAATGGTTTCGACGATGCTCTCAAAATCGGGGAAGGAGGGTATGGACCTGTTTTTAAAGGTGTCCTTGATCACACCCTTGTTGCCATAAAGGTTCTTAGACCCGATTTAGCTCATGGAGAAAGACAGTTTCAACAAGAG ATTATTGTTTTGAGTACCATAAGACATCCCAACATGGTGCTCCTTCTAGGCGCATGTCCAGAGTTTGGTTGCCTTGTCTACGAACACATGGAAAACGGAAGTTTAGAAGATCGCCTATTCCGAAAAGACCATACTCCACCAATTCCATGGAAGAATCGTTTCAGAATCGCATTAGAGATTGCGACTGGCCTTCTTTTCCTTCACCAAGCAAAACCCGAGCCAATAGTACATCGCGATATGAAACCAGCAAACATTCTCTTAGACAGAAACTGTGTCAGTAAGATCAGTGATGTTGGTTTGGCGCGACTCGTTCCACCTTCCATAGCAAACAAAACCACTCAATATCGCTTGACAG GTGCGGCCGGAACATTTTGTTACATTGATCCGGAGTATCAGCAAACCGGGTTATTAGGTGTGAAATCGGATATATATTCATTTGGTATGGTGTTACTACAGATTATTACTGCAAAACCTCCAATGGGATTGTCTCATTTGGTTGAAGAGGCTATTGGAAAAGGGAACTTCTTAGATGTGCTTGATCCAAGTGTACCAGATTGTCCTGTTGAAGAGGCTTTGGCATTTGCGAAGTTGGCGATAAAGTGTTGTGAGTTGCGAAAACGCGATAGACCTGATCTTAGTACTGTTATTTTGCCAGAGCTTAATAGAATATCACAGATTTGGAACTGCGATGAGGATTGA